The Erigeron canadensis isolate Cc75 chromosome 4, C_canadensis_v1, whole genome shotgun sequence genome window below encodes:
- the LOC122598255 gene encoding probable magnesium transporter NIPA3, which translates to MTWRDAYSGMSSDNIKGLVLALSSSLFIGSSFIVKKKGLKKAAVSGLRAGSGGYSYLYEPLWWVGMITMVIGEVANFAAYAFAPAILVTPLGALSIIISAVLAHIILREKLHIFGVLGCALCVVGSTTIVLHAPQERAIESVAEVWDLATAPAFVLYSVLVLVAVFILVIHYIPLYGQTHVMCYIGVCSLVGSLSVMSVKGLGIALKLTFSGMNQLVYPQTWAFTFFVMLCIMTQMNYLNKALDTFNTAVVSPIYYVMFTSLTILASVIMFKDWDGQDPTQIITELCGFVTILSGTFLLHKTKDMVDGSVRLPKYMDEEDGVCHEGIPLRRHDSANMRLP; encoded by the exons atGACGTGGAGGGATGCATACAGTGGGATGTCCAGTGATAATATTAAGGGTTTAGTATTAGCATTATCTTCAAGTTTATTCATTGGTTCCAGTTTCATTGTCAAGAAAAAAGGTCTCAAGAAAGCTGCTGTTTCTGGTCTTAGGGCTG GAAGTGGAGGATATTCATACTTGTACGAGCCTCTATGGTGGGTAGGCATGATAACAA TGGTTATTGGAGAGGTTGCAAATTTTGCAGCCTATGCATTTGCACCAGCTATCCTCGTCACTCCACTTGGGGCACTCAGCATTATAATCAG CGCGGTACTAGCTCATATCATTTTACgtgaaaaattacatatttttggAGTCCTTGGTTGTGCTCTATGCGTTGTCGGTTCCACAACAATCGTTTTACATGCTCCCCAAGAACGCGCAATTGAATCGGTGGCAGAAGTATGGGATCTTGCTACAGCGCCAG CCTTCGTTCTGTACAGCGTACTGGTGTTAGTAGCTGTTTTTATACTTGTCATACATTATATCCCATTATATGGTCAGACACATGTAATGTGTTATATTGGAGTTTGTTCGCTAGTTGGGTCTTTGTCG GTCATGAGCGTGAAAGGTCTTGGTATTGCTTTGAAGCTTACTTTTTCAGGAATGAATCAGCTTGTGTATCCTCAAACATGGGCTTTTACCTTCTTTGTTATGCTTTGTATAATGACACAAATGAATTATCTGAACAAG GCTCTTGACACCTTCAACACAGCTGTTGTCTCTCCCATATACTATGTTATGTTCACATCCCTCACTATCTTGGCAAGTGTGATCATGTTTAAG GATTGGGATGGGCAAGATCCTACACAGATTATAACAGAACTCTGTGGGTTTGTGACGATCCTTTCGGGAACGTTTCTACTTCATAAAACCAAAGACATGGTTGATG GCTCGGTGCGACTTCCCAAATATATGGATGAGGAAGATGGTGTATGTCATGAAGGCATCCCTCTGAGACGGCATGATTCTGCCAATATGAGGTTGCCATAA
- the LOC122595408 gene encoding protein ALP1-like, translating to MGIEEQVVIFLHMIAHNIKNRTMITNFHRSGETISRTFSRVCNAVIRLHSRLLKKPEPVLENSTDHRWKWFKNCLGALDGTYIQCLVPLGERPRYRTRKGDIATNVLGVCSQDMQFIFVLLGWEGSAADGRVLRDALDRPNGLKVARPGYYLVDAGYTNGEGFLAPYRGQRYHLNDWRDGYQPTTPKEFYNMKHSSARNVIERCFGLLKGRWKILKDNSFYPIDTKIRIIMACCLLYNFIRQEIEEDPQEMENDDVDEGTGDGGGYGEEDNISSVGTSNEWTTFRNNLANTMFESWNASRI from the exons ATGGGTATAGAAGAGCAGGTTGTAATATTTCTTCATATGATAGCTCATAATATTAAGAATCGTACCATGATAACCAACTTTCATCGTTCGGGAGAAACAATTAGTAGAACATTTTCTCGTGTTTGTAATGCGGTTATCAGATTGCATTCACGTTTGCTCAAGAAACCCGAACCTGTTCTCGAGAACTCCACTGACCATAGATGGAAATGGttcaag aaTTGTCTAGGAGCTTTAGATGGAACATACATACAATGTTTAGTACCACTCGGGGAGAGACCTAGATATAGAACAAGAAAGGGAGATATTGCCACAAACGTGTTAGGCGTGTGTTCACAAGATATGCAATTTATCTTTGTGTTACTGGGTTGGGAAGGGTCTGCAGCAGATGGTAGAGTGTTACGAGATGCTCTTGATCGACCTAATGGATTAAAAGTTGCAAGACCCGGTTACTATTTGGTAGACGCTGGATATACAAATGGAGAGGGTTTTTTAGCCCCGTATAGAGGACAAAGATATCATTTAAATGATTGGCGTGATGGATACCAACCGACTACACCAAAAGAATTCTATAACATGAAACATTCATCGGCAAGAAATGTAATAGAAAGATGTTTTGGTCTTTTGAAGGGAAGGTGGAAAATTTTGAAGGACAACTCATTTTATCCTATTGATACAAAGATTAGAATCATAATGGCATGTTGTCTCCTCTACAATTTTATAAGACAAGAAATAGAAGAAGATCCGcaagaaatggaaaatgatgatGTGGATGAGGGAACCGGAGATGGAGGTGGATATGGAGAAGAGGATAACATAAGTTCTGTTGGAACTTCAAACGAGTGGACTACATTTAGAAATAATTTAGCAAATACTATGTTTGAGTCTTGGAATGCTAGCCGCATTTGA